The proteins below are encoded in one region of Drosophila santomea strain STO CAGO 1482 chromosome 3R, Prin_Dsan_1.1, whole genome shotgun sequence:
- the LOC120452449 gene encoding probable G-protein coupled receptor Mth-like 11 isoform X2: MGTFSIKYLLLSILVVSVQSRDIPNCDFFDTVKLRESEKLSNGSYKYEDVVIPAKLTGVYDYEIDYDGDRVSVPNHIRGCVCKLKTCIRFCCHPKKLMAGDECSKNVYKNLTYEYVLDITQLNGSVVRRHVLKDMVVQQDLPLPCERHYSLDAEGCQYDKWSLHENGSLFRHFDQRFLSKQEFCLQPNPTSTGKNYSLIVAFNCIKLPSMKMAYVKSSSVFFMVITIAAYLWLPKFRSLHGKCCNLYFICLAVTFLLNVISLFGIFELKTPICYLTGYAGYFTVMATFLWLSAISFDVWRRFAMRKFHDFYQNNRSSFFNYNIIVWSIAGLLTFIIFLVDQFVETNVENPYTPAVGVFSCWIFTNGWCATIYFYAPLAILIILNSASFFLTTRYIYVENKQNQKVLNKSEQQKLSRNHANYRIYLRLFIIMGGSWFLEIIAFVCEMENRWMPLIVLNDYLNCSQGIIIFIATFCNQEMFRLIRKRIQNPNITSIDLTSTSRPAESEKMADVALRK; the protein is encoded by the exons ATGGGAACGTTCAGCATTAAGTATTTACTCTTAAGTATCCTTGTGGTTAGTGTTCAGTCCAGAGACATTCCCAACTGCGATTTTTTCGATACGGTTAAGTTAAGGGAAAGTGAAAAGCTTTCTAATGGATCGTATAAGTACGAGGATGTCGTTATTCCCGCGAAACTAACAGGAGTGTATGACTACGAGATTGACTACGATGGCGATAGGGTTTCGGTGCCCAATCACATCCGTGGCTGTGTGTGCAAACTGAAGACTTGCATTCGGTTCTGTTGTCATCCCAAAAAGCTAATGGCGGGCGACGAGTGCTCAAAAAACGTGTATAAAAACCTGACCTACGAATACGTCCTGGACATCACGCAGCTCAACGGATCAGTAGTAAGGAGACACGTCTTAAAGGACATGGTCGTGCAGCAGGATCTTCCGCTTCCTTGCGAGAGACACTATTCATTGGATGCGGAGGGTTGCCAATACGATAAGTGGTCGCTACATGAA AATGGATCGTTATTCCGGCACTTCGATCAGCGATTTCTTTCCAAGCAGGAGTTTTGCTTGCAGCCCAATCCGACAAGTACCGGGAAGAACTACAGCCTCATTGTCGCCTTCAACTGCATTAAGCTACCATCTATGAAAATGGCATATG TGAAGTCCAGCTCCGTCTTCTTTATGGTCATTACAATTGCGGCGTACCTTTGGCTGCCGAAATTCAGATCGCTGCATGGCAAGTGCTGCAATCTGTACTTCATCTGCTTGGCGGTCACCTTCTTACTGAATGTCATCAGCTTGTTTGGAATTTTTGAGCTGAAGACCCCTATTTGCTATCTCACCG GATATGCTGGCTACTTCACTGTGATGGCCACTTTTCTCTGGCTTTCCGCCATAAGCTTCGATGTTTGGAGAAGATTCGCCATGCGAAAGTTCCACGATTTTTACCAGAACAACAGGAGCAGTTTCTTTAACTACAATATCATCGTGTGGAGCATTGCTGGACTCTTAacattcataatttttttagTGGATCAATTTGTTGAAACAAATGTAGAAAATCCTTATACTCCTGCAGTGGGAGTATTTTCTTGCTGGATATTTA CCAATGGATGGTGCGCAACGATTTATTTTTACGCACCATTGGCGATTTTGATAATTCTGAACAGCGCCAGTTTTTTCCTAACAACCCGATACATTTATGTGGAGAATAAACAAAATCAGAAAGTGCTAAATAAAAGCGAGCAGCAAAAGCTCTCCAGGAACCATGCCAA CTATCGAATATATCTTCGACTCTTTATCATAATGGGCGGAAGTTGGTTTCTCGAAATCATTGCCTTCGTATGCGAGATGGAGAATAGGTGGATGCCCTTAATCGTTCTTAACGATTATTTAAACTGCAGTCAGGggattataatatttatagcCACATTTTGCAATCAGGAAATGTTCAGGTTAATACGCAAGCG CATCCAAAATCCAAATATTACTTCCATAGACTTGACCAGTACGAGTCGTCCTGCGGAATCTGAGAAAATGGCCGACGTGGCACTAAGGAAATGA
- the LOC120452449 gene encoding probable G-protein coupled receptor Mth-like 11 isoform X1, producing the protein MGTFSIKYLLLSILVVSVQSRDIPNCDFFDTVKLRESEKLSNGSYKYEDVVIPAKLTGVYDYEIDYDGDRVSVPNHIRGCVCKLKTCIRFCCHPKKLMAGDECSKNVYKNLTYEYVLDITQLNGSVVRRHVLKDMVVQQDLPLPCERHYSLDAEGCQYDKWSLHENGSLFRHFDQRFLSKQEFCLQPNPTSTGKNYSLIVAFNCIKLPSMKMAYGRFEYVRRSRLPIAPIPVKSSSVFFMVITIAAYLWLPKFRSLHGKCCNLYFICLAVTFLLNVISLFGIFELKTPICYLTGYAGYFTVMATFLWLSAISFDVWRRFAMRKFHDFYQNNRSSFFNYNIIVWSIAGLLTFIIFLVDQFVETNVENPYTPAVGVFSCWIFTNGWCATIYFYAPLAILIILNSASFFLTTRYIYVENKQNQKVLNKSEQQKLSRNHANYRIYLRLFIIMGGSWFLEIIAFVCEMENRWMPLIVLNDYLNCSQGIIIFIATFCNQEMFRLIRKRIQNPNITSIDLTSTSRPAESEKMADVALRK; encoded by the exons ATGGGAACGTTCAGCATTAAGTATTTACTCTTAAGTATCCTTGTGGTTAGTGTTCAGTCCAGAGACATTCCCAACTGCGATTTTTTCGATACGGTTAAGTTAAGGGAAAGTGAAAAGCTTTCTAATGGATCGTATAAGTACGAGGATGTCGTTATTCCCGCGAAACTAACAGGAGTGTATGACTACGAGATTGACTACGATGGCGATAGGGTTTCGGTGCCCAATCACATCCGTGGCTGTGTGTGCAAACTGAAGACTTGCATTCGGTTCTGTTGTCATCCCAAAAAGCTAATGGCGGGCGACGAGTGCTCAAAAAACGTGTATAAAAACCTGACCTACGAATACGTCCTGGACATCACGCAGCTCAACGGATCAGTAGTAAGGAGACACGTCTTAAAGGACATGGTCGTGCAGCAGGATCTTCCGCTTCCTTGCGAGAGACACTATTCATTGGATGCGGAGGGTTGCCAATACGATAAGTGGTCGCTACATGAA AATGGATCGTTATTCCGGCACTTCGATCAGCGATTTCTTTCCAAGCAGGAGTTTTGCTTGCAGCCCAATCCGACAAGTACCGGGAAGAACTACAGCCTCATTGTCGCCTTCAACTGCATTAAGCTACCATCTATGAAAATGGCATATGGTAGGTTTGAATATGTACGGAGATCCAGATTACCGATTGCTCCTATTCCAGTGAAGTCCAGCTCCGTCTTCTTTATGGTCATTACAATTGCGGCGTACCTTTGGCTGCCGAAATTCAGATCGCTGCATGGCAAGTGCTGCAATCTGTACTTCATCTGCTTGGCGGTCACCTTCTTACTGAATGTCATCAGCTTGTTTGGAATTTTTGAGCTGAAGACCCCTATTTGCTATCTCACCG GATATGCTGGCTACTTCACTGTGATGGCCACTTTTCTCTGGCTTTCCGCCATAAGCTTCGATGTTTGGAGAAGATTCGCCATGCGAAAGTTCCACGATTTTTACCAGAACAACAGGAGCAGTTTCTTTAACTACAATATCATCGTGTGGAGCATTGCTGGACTCTTAacattcataatttttttagTGGATCAATTTGTTGAAACAAATGTAGAAAATCCTTATACTCCTGCAGTGGGAGTATTTTCTTGCTGGATATTTA CCAATGGATGGTGCGCAACGATTTATTTTTACGCACCATTGGCGATTTTGATAATTCTGAACAGCGCCAGTTTTTTCCTAACAACCCGATACATTTATGTGGAGAATAAACAAAATCAGAAAGTGCTAAATAAAAGCGAGCAGCAAAAGCTCTCCAGGAACCATGCCAA CTATCGAATATATCTTCGACTCTTTATCATAATGGGCGGAAGTTGGTTTCTCGAAATCATTGCCTTCGTATGCGAGATGGAGAATAGGTGGATGCCCTTAATCGTTCTTAACGATTATTTAAACTGCAGTCAGGggattataatatttatagcCACATTTTGCAATCAGGAAATGTTCAGGTTAATACGCAAGCG CATCCAAAATCCAAATATTACTTCCATAGACTTGACCAGTACGAGTCGTCCTGCGGAATCTGAGAAAATGGCCGACGTGGCACTAAGGAAATGA
- the LOC120452448 gene encoding uncharacterized protein LOC120452448 encodes METDYQNYVESLSGVSSDEDDFSTVDSSDESAEEPVPTPSSTPRTRNLVQMLYDRERTGYFSGSSRAGQKQQLPYDRVPNRLKLYLKDVMASNLMEGHIFMGLTACGQYMLSHRVVCNDSSSLNHYSFNMGYKYTLYLWLFQPHKRLRHFFSRRLFDDHMVDNIKTVTMTQWKNAQHQILVVHGAATEEGEDSYITYVKVPRLGCLECKKLNDDGPYSFYNAHCLNCHLTVHTKYSSTETDPAFEPKINLLCPERILIISNGFMHMLRIDMDTPAVTSGYLPQQHSLILPSLQAQPQAQSFLLPRSLLASEEDRSSVAFTASGSEAESGNEQSVVARIIADFSDIETEQTHRSSQPGHNHNESQPGGSIYCSPKAYDKLIFTPHYSPTVVTGPNSMTLPETTLPVTKPLANESSPPRRRNHRIVTKFRNGITTIDLQSPPIANSMTDKSNAYEFSEDNEKYEKISTFRKRRLAEKKYEFSEDNSENIIPFTKVRLAGRSFNSSTASTTSRSFHRFSPTAHFFHNSPCASPSSSPHPSQPAQTPPHLGFRSPPSSSMLMRSPSRNANSAQLFNQKSPPLSQATQQMLSYKPVGPLGALSPLQMSLAKRFEIGGSMSPNAGLSFLSPRRDEPRIVEMPVQGGVMPEKPVCTKKLRRRYVEEDDATSVITSEEDDCISPGYHTSLPMEVHGSCYSEMQMISQASYQRLRCSSVVITQHSFDLETFTYYVISLLCQKHQKIYNVFYDWAYEVINVCPLSQTIACMLTAQFSARDQPLAICLHCTGRMDCAFHNRQYESRILFTWNMESGQWLVLDYGELKEVHEQFNPLKRLGKARPTFAQMVKKMGKEMAAGLSLSLPDYTSNLRVLNSDIRKSKMFISDLDNMVEFHLKRTHHEML; translated from the exons ATGGAGACTGACTACCAGAACTACGTGGAGTCGCTGTCGGGAGTGTCCTCCGACGAGGACGACTTCTCCACGGTGGACAGCTCGGACGAGTCTGCGGAAGAGCCAGTTCCCACGCCATCATCAACTCCAAGGACACGGAATCTGGTGCAGATGCTCTACGACAGAGAG CGCACTGGATACTTCTCTGGCTCCTCCAGggctggccaaaagcaacagcTTCCTTACGACAGAGTGCCAAATAGGTTAAAGTTATATCTCAAGGATGTTATGGCCAGCAATCTGATGGAGGG ACACATTTTCATGGGTCTTACTGCCTGCGGCCAGTACATGCTCAGCCATCGGGTGGTGTGCAACGACAGCTCGTCGCTGAACCACTACTCCTTCAACATGGGCTATAAATACAC TCTGTACCTCTGGCTGTTCCAACCACACAAGAGGCTGCGCCACTTCTTCTCGCGTCGCCTCTTTGACGATCATATGGTGGACAACATTAAGACTGTAACCATGACGCAGTGGAAAAACGCGCAGCATCAAATCCTAGTTGTCCACGGTGCTGCCACGGAGGAGGGTGAAGATAGCTATATCACATATGTCAAAGTTCCTAGGCTGGGTTGCTTGGAGTGCAAGAAACTCAACGACGACGGTCCAT ATTCCTTTTACAATGCGCACTGCCTTAACTGCCACTTAACAGTGCACACAAAATACTCCTCGACTGAAACTGATCCGGCTTTTGAGCCGAAAATAAATCTGCTTTGCCCGGAGCGCATTCTGATCATATCCAATGGATTTATGCACATGCTGCGCATCGATATGGACACGCCGGCCGTGACCTCGGGCTACCTTCCCCAGCAGCATAGCCTCATCTTGCCCAGTCTTCAAGCGCAACCTCAAGCGCAATCCtttttgttgcccaggtcGCTTTTGGCCAGCGAGGAGGATCGCTCCTCAGTTGCTTTCACAGCGTCCGGATCGGAAGCGGAGTCTGGAAATGAACAAAGTGTGGTGGCCCGCATAATTGCCGACTTTAGCGACATTGAAACCGAGCAGACGCATCGCTCTAGTCAACCCGGTCATAACCATAATGAGTCGCAACCCGGAGGCAGCATTTACTGCTCGCCAAAAGCGTACGATAAGCTAATTTTCACGCCACACTACAGCCCCACTGTGGTTACGGGCCCTAATAGTATGACTCTGCCGGAAACCACCCTGCCGGTCACAAAGCCGCTTGCCAACGAATCTAGTCCGCCACGGAGGCGCAACCATCGCATAGTCACCAAGTTCCGTAATGGAATTACTACCATAGATTTGCAG AGCCCTCCCATTGCCAATTCGATGACGGACAAATCGAATGCATATGAATTTTCGGAAGACAACGAGAAGTACGAAAAGATCTCCACTTTTCGAAAGCGACGTTTGGCGGAAAAGAAGTATGAGTTCTCGGAAGACAACTCGGAGAATATCATACCCTTCACCAAAGTGCGATTGGCTGGTCGGTCTTTCAACTCATCCACTGCCAGCACAACCTCTCGCAGCTTCCATCGCTTTTCGCCCACGGCGCACTTCTTTCACAACTCGCCCTGCGCTTCGCCCTCCTCTTCACCACATCCTTCCCAGCCGGCACAGACGCCCCCTCATCTGGGATTCCGTTCACCACCGTCCAGTTCCATGCTAATGCGTTCGCCAAGCCGAAATGCAAACTCGGCTCAGCTCTTCAACCAAAAATCGCCACCATTGTCGCAGGCCACACAGCAAATGCTTAGTTACAAGCCTGTGGGTCCGCTGGGAGCGCTTTCCCCACTCCAGATGTCATTGGCCAAGCGTTTCGAAATCGGTGGTTCCATGTCCCCAAACGCCGGACTGAGCTTTCTTTCACCGCGTCGCGATGAGCCACGAATTGTGGAAATGCCTGTGCAGGGCGGTGTAATGCCAGAGAAGCCGGTGTGCACGAAGAAGCTAAGAAGACGCTATGTAGAGGAGGATGATGCCACCTCCGTCATCACCAGCGAAGAGG ACGACTGCATATCACCCGGCTATCACACATCGCTGCCGATGGAAGTGCACGGCTCATGTTACTCAGAAATGCAGATGATTTCACAAGCGTCGTATCAGCGGCTACGCTGTAGTAGCGTGGTAATCACCCAGCACTCGTTTGATCTGGAGACCTTCACGTACTACGTGATCAGCCTGTTGTGTCAGAAGCACCAGAAGATCTACAACGTGTTCTACGACTGGGCGTACGAGGTGATCAACGTGTGTCCACTAAGTCAGACTATCGCCTGCATGCTAACGGCCCAGTTCTCGGCGCGGGATCAGCCGCTGGCGATATGCTTGCACTGCACTGGCCGAATGGACTGTGCTTTTCACAACAGGCAGTACGAAAGCCGCATCTTGTTTACCTGGAACATGGAGAGCGGACAATGGCTGGTGCTCGACTATGGCGAACTAAAGGAGGTGCACGAGCAGTTCAACCCCCTAAAGCGGCTGGGCAAGGCGCGACCTACGTTTGCCCAGATGGTTAAGAAGATGGGTAAAGAGATGGCCGCCGGCTTGAGTCTCAGCCTGCCCGACTACACCTCTAATCTGCGCGTGCTCAACTCGGACATCCGAAAGTCCAAGATGTTCATCAGTGATCTCGACAACATGGTGGAGTTTCACTTGAAACGCACACACCACGAGATGCTATGA
- the LOC120452260 gene encoding cytoplasmic aconitate hydratase, with product MSAANPFAQFEKTFSQAGTTYKYFDLASIDSKYDQLPYSIRVLLESAVRNCDNFHILEKDVQSILGWSPALKQGSSDVEVSFKPARVILQDFTGVPAVVDFAAMRDAVLDLGGNPEKINPICPADLVIDHSVQVDFARAPDALAKNQSLEFERNKERFTFLKWGAKAFNNMLIVPPGSGIVHQVNLEYLARVVFENDATDGSKILYPDSVVGTDSHTTMINGLGVLGWGVGGIEAEAVMLGQSISMLLPEVIGYKLEGKLGPLVTSTDLVLTITKHLRQLGVVGKFVEFYGPGVAELSIADRATISNMCPEYGATVGYFPIDENTLGYMKQTNRSEKKIDIIRQYLKATQQLRNYADAAQDPKFTQSITLDLSTVVTSVSGPKRPHDRVSVSDMPQDFKSCLSSPVGFKGFAIAPEAQSAFGEFQWDDGKTYKLQHGSVVIAAITSCTNTSNPSVMLGAGLLAKKAVEKGLNILPYIKTSLSPGSGVVTYYLKESGVIPYLEKLGFDIVGYGCMTCIGNSGPLEENVVNTIEKNGLVCAGVLSGNRNFEGRIHPNTRANYLASPLLVIAYAIAGRVDIDFEKEPLGVDANGKNVFLQDIWPTRSEIQEVEHKHVIPAMFQEVYSKIELGSQDWQTLQVSEGKLFSWSADSTYIKRPPFFEGMSRDLPKQQSIQKARCLLFLGDSVTTDHISPAGSIARTSPAARFLSERNITPRDFNSYGSRRGNDAIMSRGTFANIRLVNKLVAKTGPRTVHIPSQEELDIFDAAERYREEGTPLVLVVGKDYGSGSSRDWAAKGPFLLGVKAVIAESYERIHRSNLVGMGIIPLQFLPGQSAETLNLTGREVYNIALPESGLKPGQKIQVEADGTVFETILRFDTEVDITYYKNGGILNYMIRKMLS from the exons ATGTCAG CCGCCAATCCCTTCGCTCAGTTCGAGAAGACTTTCTCCCAGGCCGGCACAACATACAAGTACTTTGACCTCGCCTCCATCGACAGTAAATATG ACCAACTGCCCTACTCGATCCGAGTGCTTTTGGAGTCGGCGGTGCGCAACTGCGATAACTTCCACATCCTAGAGAAGGACGTGCAGAGCATCCTGGGATGGTCGCCTGCCCTCAAGCAGGGATCCAGCGATGTGGAGGTGTCCTTCAAGCCAGCCCGTGTCATCCTCCAG GACTTTACCGGAGTTCCTGCAGTGGTGGACTTTGCTGCTATGCGCGATGCTGTGTTGGATCTGGGCGGCAATCCCGAGAAGATCAATCCCATCTGCCCCGCCGACTTGGTCATCGATCACTCGGTCCAGGTGGACTTTGCACGTGCTCCCGATGCTTTGGCCAAGAACCAGTCGCTGGAGTTTGAGCGCAACAAGGAGCGCTTCACCTTCCTGAAG TGGGGAGCCAAGGCCTTCAACAACATGCTGATCGTGCCACCTGGCTCTGGAATTGTCCACCAGGTGAATCTGGAGTACTTGGCCCGCGTGGTGTTTGAGAATGACGCCACCGATGGCTCCAAGATTCTGTATCCCGACAGTGTGGTGGGCACTGATTCCCACACCACGATGATCAATGGACTGGGAGTACTGGGTTGGGGAGTGGGAGGCATCGAGGCGGAAGCTGTGATGCTGGGACAATCCATTTCTATGTTGTTGCCCGAGGTAATTGGCTACAAATTGGAGGGCAAACTGGGCCCACTGGTCACATCCACCGATCTGGTACTGACCATCACCAAGCACCTGCGCCAGTTGGGTGTGGTGGGCAAGTTCGTGGAGTTCTACGGTCCGGGAGTGGCGGAACTCAGTATTGCCGACAGGGCCACCATCAGCAACATGTGTCCCGAATACGGAGCCACTGTGGGATATTTCCCCATTGATGAGAACACCCTCGGTTACATGAAGCAGACAA ATCGCTCCGAAAAGAAGATCGACATCATTCGGCAGTATCTGAAGGCAACCCAGCAGTTGCGCAACTATGCTGATGCGGCCCAAGATCCCAAATTTACTCAG AGCATCACCTTGGATCTATCGACGGTGGTCACCTCCGTTTCAGGACCCAAGCGTCCCCACGATCGCGTTTCCGTCTCTGACATGCCTCAGGACTTCAAGTCGTGCCTGTCCAGCCCA GTGGGCTTCAAGGGATTCGCCATTGCTCCGGAAGCTCAATCGGCGTTTGGGGAGTTCCAGTGGGATGATGGCAAGACCTACAAACTGCAGCATGGATCTGTTGTCATTGCGGCTATCACATCCTGCACAAACACATCGAATCCGTCGGTGATGCTGGGTGCCggtttgctggccaaaaaagcCGTGGAGAAGGGTCTGAACATCCTGCCCTACATCAAGACCTCGTTGTCGCCTGGATCCGGTGTCGTAACCTACTACCTAAAGGAGTCCGGAGTCATTCCCTATTTGGAGAAGTTGGGCTTCGATATTGTGGGCTATGGTTGCATGACCTGCATTGGCAACTCTGGTCCGCTCGAGGAGAATGTGGTGAACACCATCGAGAAGAATGGCCTCGTGTGCGCTGGAGTTTTGTCCGGAAACCGCAACTTCGAGGGTCGCATCCATCCCAACACCAGGGCCAACTATCTGGCCAGTCCTCTGCTGGTGATCGCATACGCCATCGCTGGACGTGTGGACATCGACTTCGAGAAGGAACCTCTGGGAGTGGATGCCAATGGCAAGAATGTGTTCTTACAGGACATCTGGCCAACGCGATCGGAGATCCAGGAGGTGGAGCACAAGCATGTCATCCCCGCCATGTTCCAGGAGGTGTACA GCAAAATCGAGCTGGGTTCTCAGGACTGGCAGACTCTGCAGGTGTCCGAGGGCAAGCTCTTCTCGTGGAGTGCCGATTCCACCTACATTAAGCGACCACCCTTCTTCGAGGGCATGAGCCGCGATCTTCCCAAGCAGCAGAGCATCCAGAAGGCACGTTGCCTGCTCTTCCTGGGCGATTCCGTGACCACGGATCACATCTCGCCGGCAGGATCCATTGCTAGGACCTCGCCTGCTGCTCGATTCCTCTCCGAAAGGAACATTACACCCCGAGACTTCAACTCGTATGGATCGCGTCGTGGCAACGATGCCATTATGTCGCGCGGCACCTTTGCCAACATTCGGTTGGTCAACAAACTGGTCGCGAAGACTGGACCCCGCACCGTGCACATTCCCAGCCAGGAGGAGCTTGACATCTTTGATGCCGCCGAGCGGTACCGCGAGGAGGGTACTCCTCTGGTCCTCGTCGTGGGCAAGGACTATGGCAGCGGAAGCTCTCGGGATTGGGCCGCCAAGGGTCCCTTCCTGCTGGGCGTAAAGGCGGTGATCGCGGAGTCCTACGAGCGCATCCATCGTTCCAACCTGGTGGGCATGGGCATCATTCCTCTGCAGTTCCTGCCGGGACAGAGTGCCGAGACCTTGAACCTGACTGGCCGGGAGGTGTACAACATAGCCCTGCCCGAGAGCGGCCTGAAGCCGGGTCAGAAGATCCAAGTGGAG GCTGATGGCACCGTCTTTGAGACTATTCTGCGCTTCGACACCGAGGTGGACATCACCTACTACAAGAATGGTGGCATCCTCAACTACATGATTCGCAAGATGCTCTCTTAA
- the LOC120453003 gene encoding exosome complex component RRP46: MDVEKDKLRQMHCEFNPLSRCDGSVMYSQGATGLIGAVLGPIEVKTQNLSIDGSYLECNYRPKAGLPQVKERIREAAIRDVLELALLSEAHPRSKMSVQIQELEDRGSIDACAVNCACLAMLIGGLPLKCSFAAVHCIINEQGEYVLDPDQSETLHQRASFTFAFDSVEGNLLLVQTKGAFKIAQFNDIECLCRSASAEIFQFYRSQVAKYHGRSEATAEKAEVMET, encoded by the exons ATGGACGTGGAAAAGGACAAGCTTCGCCAGATGCACTGCGAATTCAATCCCTTGTCACGTTGCGACGGATCAGTGATGTACAGCCAGG GTGCCACAGGTCTCATAGGCGCAGTTCTCGGCCCCATCGAGGTGAAGACCCAAAACCTGAGCATAGATGGCAGCTACCTGGAGTGTAACTACCGGCCGAAAGCGGGCCTGCCCCAGGTTAAGGAACGGATTCGGGAGGCGGCCATTCGAGATGTTCTGGAACTGGCACTCCTGTCTGAGGCTCATCCGCGATCAAAGATGTCCGTGCAGATTCAGGAGCTGGAGGATCGTGGCAGT ATTGACGCCTGTGCCGTGAATTGCGCCTGCCTAGCCATGCTAATTGGAGGCCTGCCCTTGAAGTGCAGCTTTGCGGCCGTCCACTGCATCATCAACGAGCAGGGCGAGTATGTGCTGGATCCAGACCAAAGTGAAACCCTCCACCAGCGCGCCAGTTTCACATTCGCCTTTGATTCCGTCGAAGGAAACCTTCTGCTGGTCCAGACAAAGGGCGCTTTCAAAATAGCCCAGTTCAACGACATCGAGTGCCTATGCCGGTCTGCCAGTGCCGAGATCTTTCAGTTCTATCGCAGCCAAGTTGCGAAGTATCACGGCAGAAGTGAGGCGACGGCTGAGAAGGCGGAGGTCATGGAGACGTGA